In a single window of the Thamnophis elegans isolate rThaEle1 chromosome 8, rThaEle1.pri, whole genome shotgun sequence genome:
- the LOC116512316 gene encoding actiflagelin-like: protein MKALLFVLLLVAFMCKDSVESLKCYVCYGKDCSYKMNCLKKERFCYTAKYGDAFKGKGCAEVCLTPKESENMCCTTDYCNFR, encoded by the exons ATGAAAGCTTTGCTGTTTGTCTTGTTGTTGGTGGCCTTCATGTGCAAGGACTCAG TTGAGAGTCTGAAATGTTATGTTTGTTATGGAAAGGATTGTAGCTACAAGATGAACTGTTTGAAAAAAGAAAGGTTTTGTTATACTGCGAAATATGGAGATG CGTTCAAAGGGAAAGGATGTGCTGAAGTTTGCCTGACACCCAAGGAATCTGAAAATATGTGTTGCACAACTGACTATTGCAACTTTCGTTAG